In Providencia sneebia DSM 19967, one DNA window encodes the following:
- the ibaG gene encoding BolA family iron metabolism protein IbaG, producing MENNEIKQVLMDKLPLDEAIVNGDGSHFQVIVVGAMFDGMSRVKQQQAIYAPLMEYIADNRIHALSIKAYTPEEWARDRKLNGF from the coding sequence ATGGAAAATAACGAAATAAAACAAGTATTGATGGATAAATTACCACTGGATGAAGCCATTGTTAATGGTGATGGTAGCCATTTTCAGGTAATTGTTGTTGGTGCTATGTTTGATGGTATGAGCCGAGTCAAACAGCAACAAGCTATTTATGCTCCATTAATGGAATATATTGCAGATAACCGGATTCACGCATTATCAATTAAGGCATATACACCAGAAGAATGGGCCCGTGATCGCAAATTAAATGGCTTTTAA
- the murA gene encoding UDP-N-acetylglucosamine 1-carboxyvinyltransferase produces MDKFLVKGPTRLEGEVTISGAKNAALPILFAALLAEEPVEIQNVPELKDIDTTIKLLNQLGTKVERNGSIYVDARNVTEYCAPYDLVKTMRASIWALAPLVARFGHGEVSLPGGCAIGARPVDLHISGLEQLGANIVLEDGYVKASVDGRLKGACIVMDKVSVGATVTIMTAATLAEGTTVIENAAREPEIEDTANFLNTLGAKITGAGTDRIVIEGVERLGGGTYRVLPDRIETGTFLIAAAVSKGKVICHNAAPETLDAVLAKLREAGAKIEVGDDWISLDMQGKRPKAVTLRTAPHPGFPTDMQAQFSLLNLVAEGAGMITETIFENRFMHIPELIRMGAHAEIESNTVLCHGVEKLTSAQVMATDLRASASLVIAGCIAEGTTTVDRIYHIDRGYEHIEDKLRALGADIQRVHSND; encoded by the coding sequence ATGGATAAATTTTTAGTTAAAGGCCCGACCCGTTTGGAAGGGGAAGTAACAATATCAGGCGCAAAAAATGCTGCATTACCAATCCTGTTCGCTGCATTACTCGCTGAAGAGCCAGTAGAAATACAAAATGTTCCAGAACTTAAAGATATTGATACAACAATCAAACTATTGAATCAATTAGGAACAAAAGTTGAACGCAATGGTTCAATTTATGTGGATGCGCGAAATGTGACAGAATACTGCGCACCTTATGACCTTGTTAAAACAATGCGCGCTTCTATTTGGGCACTTGCGCCTTTAGTGGCTCGTTTCGGTCACGGAGAAGTCTCATTACCGGGTGGATGTGCTATTGGTGCTCGCCCTGTTGATTTACATATTTCTGGCCTTGAACAACTTGGCGCTAATATTGTTTTAGAAGACGGTTATGTTAAAGCAAGTGTCGATGGACGTCTAAAAGGTGCGTGCATTGTCATGGATAAAGTGAGTGTTGGCGCGACAGTCACCATTATGACTGCTGCAACACTTGCAGAAGGTACGACAGTAATTGAAAATGCTGCTCGAGAACCTGAAATCGAAGATACAGCGAATTTTTTAAATACATTAGGCGCAAAAATTACAGGTGCTGGTACTGATCGCATTGTGATTGAAGGTGTTGAACGCTTAGGTGGTGGAACTTATCGCGTCCTTCCAGACCGTATTGAAACGGGAACTTTCCTTATTGCTGCTGCTGTGTCAAAAGGTAAAGTTATTTGCCATAATGCCGCACCAGAAACACTGGATGCAGTATTAGCTAAATTACGCGAAGCTGGCGCTAAAATTGAAGTGGGTGATGATTGGATCAGCCTTGATATGCAAGGGAAACGCCCTAAAGCGGTAACGCTACGTACCGCTCCACATCCAGGATTTCCAACTGATATGCAAGCACAATTTAGCTTACTTAATTTAGTTGCTGAAGGTGCTGGTATGATCACGGAAACAATCTTTGAAAACCGTTTCATGCATATTCCTGAATTGATCCGTATGGGTGCCCACGCTGAAATTGAAAGTAATACTGTTCTTTGCCATGGCGTAGAAAAACTAACAAGTGCACAGGTAATGGCAACCGATCTACGTGCATCAGCTAGCCTCGTCATTGCAGGTTGTATTGCGGAAGGGACAACAACTGTTGATCGTATCTATCATATTGATCGTGGTTATGAGCATATTGAAGATAAGTTAAGAGCTTTAGGCGCTGATATTCAGCGCGTTCATTCAAACGATTAA
- the mlaB gene encoding lipid asymmetry maintenance protein MlaB, with protein sequence MSNHALSWTQSEATLLLTGTLNRESLLAFWKQRDSLLKHVELLDVSGLHHVDSTGLAMLVRLKGEFIEQKRFLNIIGMSDNLLTLMELYSVKSLLLD encoded by the coding sequence ATGAGTAATCACGCATTATCATGGACGCAGTCTGAGGCAACATTGTTACTCACTGGTACTTTGAACCGAGAATCTTTGTTAGCATTTTGGAAACAGCGAGATAGCCTTCTTAAACATGTTGAGCTGCTTGACGTTTCTGGGCTACATCACGTTGATTCAACAGGTCTTGCTATGTTAGTGCGTTTGAAAGGCGAATTTATAGAACAAAAGCGCTTTTTGAATATCATTGGTATGAGTGATAATTTGCTGACATTAATGGAGCTTTATAGCGTTAAGTCATTATTGTTAGATTGA
- the mlaC gene encoding phospholipid-binding protein MlaC, whose product MFKRLMMIAMLAIAPFAMAVDQTNPYKLMDEAAEKTFTRLKNEQTLIRKDPNYLRTVVREELLPYVQVRYAGALVLGTYYKNATPAERDAYFKAFEAYLEQVYGQALAMYHGQTYQIAPEQPLGDKNIVAIRVTILDKDGRPPVRLDFQWRKNSKTGYWQAYDMIAEGISMITTKQNEWGDILRKDGIAGLTKQLEINAKAPITLEEK is encoded by the coding sequence ATGTTTAAGCGCTTGATGATGATAGCAATGCTAGCAATCGCACCGTTTGCGATGGCAGTTGATCAAACCAATCCATATAAATTAATGGATGAGGCAGCAGAAAAAACCTTTACTCGCCTTAAAAATGAACAAACCTTAATCCGCAAAGATCCTAACTATTTGCGAACAGTTGTGCGTGAAGAATTATTGCCTTATGTGCAAGTCAGATATGCAGGTGCATTAGTTCTTGGAACGTATTATAAAAATGCAACGCCTGCTGAACGTGACGCCTATTTTAAGGCTTTTGAAGCTTATCTTGAGCAAGTATATGGTCAAGCATTGGCAATGTATCATGGTCAAACATATCAAATTGCTCCAGAGCAACCATTAGGTGATAAAAACATTGTTGCCATTCGCGTGACTATCCTTGATAAAGATGGACGACCACCTGTTCGTCTCGATTTTCAATGGCGAAAAAATAGTAAAACTGGATACTGGCAAGCTTACGACATGATTGCTGAAGGGATCAGTATGATTACAACTAAGCAAAACGAGTGGGGCGATATTCTTCGTAAAGATGGCATTGCAGGTCTAACTAAACAATTAGAAATTAATGCAAAAGCACCCATTACGTTAGAAGAGAAATAA
- the mlaE gene encoding lipid asymmetry maintenance ABC transporter permease subunit MlaE: MIVKAIAAFGRRWIDIFAAFGRAGYMLFRAIVGKPEFSKQWPLLVKQLYAVGVQSLLIIAVSGLFIGMVLGLQGYLVLTTFSAEASLGMMVALSLLRELGPVVTALLFAGRAGSALTAEIGLMKATEQISSLEMMAVDPLRRVIAPRFWAGFISMPLLSLIFVAVGILGGALVGVDWKGIDEGFFWSSMQSSIEWRHDIVNCFIKSLVFAITVTWIALFNGYDAIPTSEGISKATTRTVVHASLAVLGLDFVLTALMFGN, from the coding sequence ATGATAGTAAAGGCAATCGCTGCCTTCGGACGTCGGTGGATTGATATTTTTGCGGCCTTTGGACGAGCAGGATATATGTTGTTTCGTGCCATCGTTGGAAAACCAGAGTTTTCTAAGCAATGGCCATTATTAGTTAAACAATTATATGCAGTTGGTGTGCAATCATTACTGATTATTGCCGTTTCAGGTTTGTTTATCGGTATGGTTTTAGGACTACAGGGTTATCTTGTCCTGACAACATTTAGTGCTGAAGCAAGTTTAGGCATGATGGTGGCTTTATCACTGCTACGAGAGTTAGGGCCTGTTGTCACGGCTTTATTGTTTGCAGGCCGCGCAGGGTCAGCACTTACAGCTGAAATTGGTTTGATGAAAGCCACAGAGCAAATATCGAGTCTTGAAATGATGGCGGTCGATCCGCTACGGCGCGTTATTGCTCCGCGTTTCTGGGCTGGGTTTATTAGTATGCCATTGTTATCGCTAATATTTGTTGCCGTTGGTATTTTAGGTGGCGCATTAGTGGGGGTTGATTGGAAAGGAATTGATGAGGGCTTTTTCTGGTCATCAATGCAATCTTCAATTGAATGGCGTCATGATATTGTCAATTGTTTTATTAAGAGTCTGGTCTTTGCCATAACTGTCACATGGATAGCTTTGTTTAATGGTTATGACGCCATTCCAACTTCGGAAGGTATTAGCAAAGCAACAACACGAACCGTTGTTCATGCATCATTAGCGGTTCTAGGATTGGATTTTGTACTTACAGCACTGATGTTTGGGAATTAA
- the mlaD gene encoding outer membrane lipid asymmetry maintenance protein MlaD, with protein MQSKKSEIWVGCFMLLAIAAIIFLCLKVADIKSIGNQSTYTVSASFENIGGLKVGSPVKVGGVVVGRVSSINLNKENYVPDIKIDLLSEYDNIPDSSSLSIRTSGLLGEQYIAMNIGPHDEEFGTELLKNGSRLENTKPALVLEDLIGQFLYKSGDGSSAEPATN; from the coding sequence ATGCAAAGTAAAAAAAGTGAAATATGGGTAGGGTGTTTTATGTTGCTGGCGATTGCCGCAATAATTTTTCTGTGTTTAAAAGTGGCTGATATAAAATCCATTGGTAATCAGTCAACATATACAGTCTCTGCTTCTTTTGAAAACATCGGCGGTTTAAAAGTCGGCTCGCCTGTCAAAGTTGGAGGCGTGGTCGTTGGCCGAGTTTCAAGCATTAATTTGAATAAAGAGAATTATGTTCCTGACATAAAAATTGATTTATTAAGTGAATATGACAACATTCCAGATTCAAGTTCATTATCCATTAGAACATCCGGATTATTAGGTGAGCAATATATCGCGATGAATATTGGTCCGCATGATGAAGAATTTGGCACTGAACTTTTAAAAAATGGCAGTCGTCTCGAAAATACCAAACCAGCACTGGTTTTAGAAGATTTGATAGGACAGTTCTTATATAAAAGCGGTGATGGCAGTAGCGCTGAACCTGCAACAAATTAA
- the degS gene encoding outer membrane-stress sensor serine endopeptidase DegS, with translation MVKKLIWAAMLGLLTAIIIVIAVPSLRPIGLTNLLSGKVDSEPVSYNKAVRKAAPAVVYVYSSSKGSFSQSGRELKSLGSGVIMSSNGYIITNKHVVDNPDQILVALQDGSIFDALLVGSDKLTDLAVLKIDAENLPVIPINSSRITHVGDVVLAIGNPYNIGQTVTQGIISATGRVGLSSTRRQNFLQTDASINSGNSGGALINTEGELVGINTLSFTAGQGVSSEGLSFTIPTTLATKIMEKLIRDGRVIRGYIGITARELPQIRTNNNNINQIHGLRVFQIAANGPAEKSGILQGDIILSVDGKTAVSAAETMDLVAEIRPGSKIIVKVLRDGEVKDVDVIIEEIPDEQVN, from the coding sequence ATGGTGAAAAAGCTTATCTGGGCGGCAATGCTAGGCCTATTAACCGCTATAATTATTGTTATTGCGGTTCCCTCTTTACGTCCTATTGGCTTAACAAATTTGCTCTCGGGTAAAGTAGATAGCGAACCTGTCAGCTATAATAAAGCTGTTCGTAAAGCTGCGCCTGCGGTCGTTTACGTTTATAGCAGTTCTAAAGGTAGCTTTTCTCAGTCTGGTCGAGAGCTAAAATCTCTTGGTTCTGGCGTGATCATGAGCTCTAACGGCTATATTATTACAAATAAGCATGTGGTTGATAATCCTGACCAAATTTTAGTAGCCTTACAAGATGGTTCAATATTTGATGCGTTATTAGTCGGCTCTGATAAATTAACAGATCTTGCCGTACTCAAAATAGATGCAGAAAACCTTCCAGTTATTCCAATCAATAGCTCGCGCATAACCCATGTTGGTGATGTCGTTTTGGCAATTGGTAATCCATATAATATTGGTCAAACAGTGACCCAAGGAATAATCAGCGCAACGGGGCGAGTTGGTTTAAGTTCTACCCGCCGCCAAAACTTTCTGCAAACAGATGCTTCAATCAATTCTGGAAACTCCGGAGGAGCATTAATTAATACTGAAGGTGAACTAGTTGGCATCAACACACTTTCTTTCACTGCTGGGCAAGGGGTCAGTTCAGAAGGGCTGAGTTTCACCATTCCTACCACACTTGCGACTAAAATTATGGAAAAATTGATCCGCGATGGTCGTGTTATCCGCGGCTATATCGGGATCACTGCTCGCGAATTACCTCAGATCAGAACCAATAATAATAATATCAACCAAATTCATGGATTACGCGTATTTCAAATAGCGGCAAATGGCCCCGCAGAAAAATCCGGTATATTACAAGGTGATATTATATTATCAGTTGATGGCAAAACTGCAGTATCTGCCGCTGAAACGATGGATTTAGTCGCTGAAATTCGCCCCGGCAGTAAAATTATTGTCAAAGTTTTACGCGATGGCGAAGTTAAAGATGTTGATGTTATTATTGAAGAAATACCAGATGAGCAAGTAAATTAA